The following coding sequences lie in one Dermacentor variabilis isolate Ectoservices unplaced genomic scaffold, ASM5094787v1 scaffold_18, whole genome shotgun sequence genomic window:
- the LOC142568371 gene encoding uncharacterized protein LOC142568371, translating to MPNDRYKALAEDAPAQARAATAPSGTGAHCPRLRQLAVRIPRSRACRKRSSREGDSKAPILDEEQYCHFPWSSSSPSPSPEPRRSNRIELPSDIEPSPSFTPEGCLVFVDSSPERKGKNEKTVIVPPADVLQACSPSSNQSSDFESDQKWTGSPPQTLASSLNVTASSGPICRICHEGDQQDPLVSLCRCSGTMGLVHVTCLERWLNARNIDHCELCHHRFPTASQATCLRQFFHWAMHGDSQRAVLGDLFCFALLTPVAVLSCFMCTHSASKQALEGRIIEAAGLVTMAGLLVTAYAAWSFLTVRFQYRAFAAWQARNPMRRILAPPLARGAAAGGQDRTTDGQSAGVRELVNVVAGSVNETGHTSTAQGQGGDRRVALEPSPNVLPEDLPSALQQPAYTLGPFAGFVFW from the coding sequence ATGCCTAACGACCGGTACAAGGCTCTTGCCGAAGACGCGCCGGCACAAGCACGAGCTGCCACCGCACCATCTGGGACGGGTGCTCACTGTCCGCGACTGCGGCAACTTGCCGTCCGAATACCGCGCAGCCGTGCGTGTCGAAAAAGGAGCTCTCGAGAGGGCGACAGCAAGGCTCCCATACTCGACGAAGAGCAGTACTGTCACTTTCCCTGGTCGTCATCGTCTCCTTCGCCGTCTCCAGAGCCCCGCCGTTCCAACCGGATCGAACTGCCCTCCGACATCGAGCCTTCTCCATCTTTCACGCCCGAGGGTTGCCTTGTCTTTGTTGATTCGAGCCCCGAACGCAAAGGAAAGAACGAGAAAACAGTTATCGTGCCCCCTGCGGACGTTCTTCAGGCCTGTTCTCCAAGCTCGAACCAAAGTAGCGACTTCGAAAGCGACCAGAAGTGGACTGGCAGCCCTCCACAGACACTGGCCAGTTCTTTGAACGTTACGGCGAGCAGCGGACCCATATGCCGCATTTGCCACGAGGGAGACCAACAGGACCCGCTTGTGTCGCTGTGCAGGTGCTCGGGCACCATGGGCCTCGTGCACGTCACCTGCCTAGAGCGCTGGCTGAACGCTCGGAACATAGACCATTGCGAACTTTGCCACCACCGCTTTCCTACCGCGAGCCAAGCCACTTGCCTGCGCCAGTTCTTCCACTGGGCGATGCACGGCGATTCGCAGCGGGCGGTGCTGGGAGACTTGTTTTGTTTCGCGCTCCTGACGCCGGTGGCCGTGCTTAGCTGTTTCATGTGCACCCACAGCGCCTCGAAGCAAGCGCTCGAAGGCCGCATCATTGAGGCGGCCGGCCTAGTCACTATGGCCGGCCTCTTGGTCACAGCCTACGCGGCATGGTCGTTCCTCACGGTTCGCTTCCAATACCGAGCTTTCGCGGCATGGCAGGCAAGGAATCCGATGCGCAGAATCCTGGCACCGCCTTTAGCCAGGGGAGCAGCTGCAGGCGGACAAGACAGGACGACGGACGGACAATCGGCGGGCGTGCGAGAGCTGGTGAACGTCGTCGCTGGAAGTGTCAACGAGACCGGCCACACGTCCACGGCACAGGGCCAAGGCGGCGACCGACGAGTGGCTTTGGAACCTTCGCCGAACGTTTTGCCGGAAGACCTGCCTTCTGCGCTGCAGCAGCCAGCCTACACACTCGGCCCATTTGCAGGCTTCGTGTTTTGGTAG